A region from the Aegilops tauschii subsp. strangulata cultivar AL8/78 chromosome 5, Aet v6.0, whole genome shotgun sequence genome encodes:
- the LOC109732541 gene encoding protein FAR1-RELATED SEQUENCE 5-like, with translation MDKETGFTDLFLDTSELDGSDSVDRTNGNESKNDDDSSDNESWSSYDNLPEEDFQKKEEGTCSENAYFDGWSGDNGYEHEDGANMDIEEAEIQQRALETQLKVMGMTFASQWEAYMFYNNYTKDRGFSIRKDKVKRGKGLSTTVRYRRYVCSRAGKRLSKFLNPEGRTRGLRPETRCECGEHLVVKLDKGRGVWFVAAFMDDRNHLLARADEVVFPRSHRVMGDHQITEILAMEGARIRKHIIIDNFISRYGSYGKCGFLRRDVYNLCCREKMKLIAKGDANTAIGIMRSRKEKDPDFFFEYMLDKEGRLKSMFWCDPQSRRDYQLYGDVTVFDSTYKMNRYGMPFIPFVGVNNHRCTTVFGCAIVSYETEATYVWLLQTFLKANCQKKPRSIITDGDAAMIQAIRLVLVDVLHRLCPWHVEKICRSTLIANR, from the exons ATGGATAAAGAAACTGGATTTACGGATCTGTTTTTGGATACGAGTGAGTTGGATGGTAGCGATAGTGTTGATCGTACAAATGGTAATGAAAGTAAAAATGATGATGATAGCAGCGACAATGAATCCTGGTCGTCGTACGATAATTTACCTGAGGAGGATTTTCAAAAGAAGGAGGAGGGTACTTGTAGTGAAAAC GCTTACTTTGATGGTTGGAGTGGTGATAATGGCTATGAGCATGAGGATGGAGCTAATATGGACATTGAGGAAGCTGAAATCCAGCAACGTGCGCTGGAGACACAGTTGAAGGTTATGGGTATGACATTTGCATCACAATGGGAGGCTTACATGTTCTATAATAACTACACCAAAGACCGTGGATTCAGTATCAGAAAAGATAAGGTGAAACGAGGAAAAGGACTTTCAACCACTGTTCGGTATAGGCGATACGTTTGCTCGAGGGCAGGAAAACGTCTCAGTAAATTTTTAAACCCGGAGGGCCGTACCCGCGGGCTAAGACCTGAGACTCGTTGCGAGTGTGGCGAACATTTAGTCGTGAAGTTGGACAAAGGGCGTGGAGTTTGGTTCGTGGCAGCTTTTATGGATGATCGCAACCATTTGTTGGCTAGAGCAGATGAGGTGGTATTTCCGCGGTCACATCGAGTGATGGGAGATCACCAGATAACTGAGATCTTGGCAATGGAAGGAGCTCGGATCAGAAAGCATATCATCATCGACAACTTCATTAGCAGGTATGGCTCATATGGTAAGTGTGGGTTTCTGAGACGAGACGTCTACAACCTATGTTGCCGAGAAAAAATGAAGTTGATTGCGAAGGGTGATGCTAACACGGCAATCGGAATTATGAGGAGCAGAAAGGAGAAGGATCCAGACTTTTTCTTTGAGTACATGCTCGATAAGGAGGGCCGTTTGAAGAGCATGTTCTGGTGCGATCCACAGTCACGGCGGGACTATCAGTTGTATGGAGATGTGACTGTGTTTGACAGCACGTATAAGATGAATAGATATGGTATGCCGTTCATCCCCTTTGTTGGTGTAAATAATCACCGTTGCACCACAGTTTTTGGTTGTGCCATTGTGTCCTACGAGACCGAAGCGACGTACGTGTGGCTGCTCCAGACATTCCTGAAGGCCAATTGTCAGAAAAAGCCAAGGTCAATCATCACAGATGGAGACGCTGCAATGATACAAGCTATTCGAttggttttggttgatgtgttgCACCGTCTCTGCCCATGGCACGTGGAAAAAATATGTAGAAGCACCTTAATTGCAAATCGCTAA